A section of the Naumovozyma dairenensis CBS 421 chromosome 5, complete genome genome encodes:
- the CDC27 gene encoding anaphase promoting complex subunit CDC27 (similar to Saccharomyces cerevisiae CDC27 (YBL084C); ancestral locus Anc_7.412), producing MLFQPELGAVPRPNISSTNDPTVNTDETGPSSTWKKPSVSFLNGDTFIPSSAVLFLSETSMLKLEEVIEHAIEQLNYDTAEFYAELLFAQCSNLENSNIHKIKSIYLYTLALFLNQNYHTSMHVSKDYKHSDIGIAYLYGKCALKLSRKIKEAIDSLVRLKGVFNGNSNAENVQLFPLIHFPNVATIDCLIAKLYSKLDRKHESSLFHSGALNQDPYLWESYTELCKMKVSIDIKALFMGTSQKSSNLRPKKSNRIVKSTVSSSSSTSSLSLSLLHKGSNNIPTVEVTPFNISAPWYNEVPESSINNLNRNLNISRISPARHGKVNDPKNIADGWPTISRNANNLNNNNNNINNESSPGTQRGSSIFSAKQPTSPSVKQPTISSLAKINSNRNRLLTTPPSKLNSNHDQRARYKTLKNISYNTSSNNANMSSTIRKKLLLESDNPNGNMFDAQNDEPLNNLLYSFALILKTSSQYNSYKAIRLINSLLPTHIRDEMPWCQSQLGMLHFEIVNYEMSLKYFEKLRKLQPTRLKDLETYSTLLWHLHDKIKLTVLSNELLKEFKNEPQTWCCLGNLFSLQKDHKEAIKAFEKVTKLDPTFTYGYTLQAHEYLSDDSFDLAKNYFRKAVSTDSQHYNAYYGIGMCSMKLGEFEHALLYFEKARSINPSNVILICCCGVAFEKLSYPEKALSYYELACQVQPSSSLAKFKRAHLLYSMANYPLALECFEELTKLAPEEATVHFILGQLYNIMGRKKDAVKEYTIAMNLDPKGNQVILEALEKCHEQE from the coding sequence ATGCTGTTTCAACCAGAACTCGGAGCTGTACCACGACCAAATATTTCAAGCACTAATGATCCCACGGTTAATACAGACGAAACTGGGCCCTCATCAACGTGGAAGAAACCGTCAGTTTCATTCCTAAATGGTGATACATTTATCCCGTCGTCTGcagttttgtttttatctGAAACATCCATGTTAAAGTTAGAAGAAGTTATTGAACACGCTATTGAACAGTTAAACTATGATACAGCTGAATTTTATGCAGAATTATTGTTCGCTCAATGttcaaatttggaaaactCGAATATTCATAAGATTAAATCCATATATCTTTATACGTTGGCTCTTTTCCTTAATCAGAATTATCATACAAGTATGCATGTCTCAAAAGATTATAAGCATTCAGATATCGGTATTGCGTATCTATATGGGAAATGTGCTTTAAAGCTTTCTCGAAAGATTAAGGAAGCCATTGATTCTCTAGTAAGATTAAAAGGGGTCTTTAATGGTAATAGCAACGCGGAAAATGTACAATTATTTCCATTGATCCATTTCCCGAATGTAGCAACTATAGATTGCCTAATAGCAAAATTGTATTCTAAACTAGATAGGAAGCATGAAAGCTCACTTTTCCATTCAGGTGCATTGAATCAAGATCCATACCTATGGGAATCATACACTGAATTATGTAAGATGAAAGTATCCATTGATATCAAAGCATTATTCATGGGAACAAGCCAAAAGAGTTCAAATTTGAGACcgaaaaaatcaaatcgAATAGTTAAATCTACAGTATCATCGTCGTCCTCGACATCGTCACTTTCTTTGTCATTATTACATAAAGGATCCAATAATATTCCCACTGTAGAAGTAACGCCATTTAACATATCGGCACCTTGGTATAATGAAGTTCCCGAATCATCCATCAACAATCTGAACAGAAACTTGAATATATCAAGAATATCACCAGCAAGACATGGAAAGGTAAACGATCCAAAGAATATCGCCGATGGATGGCCAACGATATCGAGGAACGCTAATAATctcaataataataacaataatatcaataatgaGAGTTCGCCGGGAACTCAGAGAGGATCTAGTATTTTTTCTGCAAAACAACCTACTTCACCTTCCGTTAAACAACCTACTATAAGTTCCCTTGCTAAAATAAATTCCAATAGAAACAGACTTTTGACAACACCACCATCCAAGTTGAATTCTAACCATGATCAAAGGGCAAGATATAAGACACTAAAAAACATCAGTTATAATACAAGCTCAAATAATGCCAATATGAGCTCTACCAtcagaaaaaaattacttcTTGAATCAGATAATCCGAACGGTAATATGTTTGACGCACAAAATGATGAACCATTAAATAATCTACTTTATTCCTTTGCACTTATATTGAAGACATCATCACAATATAACTCTTACAAAGCCATTAgattaattaattctttattacCCACTCATATACGGGATGAAATGCCATGGTGTCAATCACAATTAGGTATGTTACATTTCGAAATTGTCAATTATGAGATgtcattgaaatattttgaaaaattaaggAAATTACAACCGACTAGattaaaagatttagaAACTTACTCTACGTTATTATGGCATTTACATGATAAGATAAAACTAACTGTTCtatcaaatgaattattaaaggaatttaaaaatgaacCTCAAACTTGGTGTTGTTTGGGTAATCTTTTCTCATTACAAAAAGATCATAAAGAAGCTATAAAGgcttttgaaaaagttaCAAAACTAGATCCTACGTTCACATATGGTTACACTTTGCAAGCACATGAATATTTATCAGATGATTCATTTGATTTGGCAAAGAATTATTTCAGGAAAGCAGTATCTACTGACTCACAACATTATAATGCATATTATGGTATCGGTATGTGTTCTATGAAATTAGGTGAATTTGAACATGCTTTactttattttgaaaaggCAAGATCAATTAATCCAAGTAACGtaattttgatttgttgttgtggtgTGGCGTTTGAAAAGTTATCATATCCAGAGAAAGCTTTGTCTTATTATGAATTAGCTTGTCAGGTACaaccatcttcatctttggctaaatttaaaagagCTCATCTTTTATATTCGATGGCTAATTATCCATTGGCATTGGAATGTTTTGAAGAGTTGACAAAATTGGCACCCGAAGAGGCAACTGTACATTTCATTTTGGGtcaattatataatataatggGTAGGAAAAAAGATGCTGTTAAAGAATATACTATTGCGATGAATTTGGATCCAAAGGGAAATCAAGTGATTTTGGAAGCATTAGAAAAATGTCATGAACAGGAATAG
- the BOI1 gene encoding Boi1p (similar to Saccharomyces cerevisiae BOI1 (YBL085W) and BOI2 (YER114C); ancestral locus Anc_7.413) gives MSQILLVQNKYLKQMEDELDLKIGDKIKVITDDGKYNDGWYLGENLKTKEKGLFPVQFTKPYIANNQRNVHENANNTIDNTMNDIDKALRELQMDSFLDISNNNDFTTTINTNANTPGLNIIFNNNGRYSMNDAQFSNHSAPSLNENTTLINRSTHNNVDMDLMNVLNWSPHHVMEYFLKLGFDPKLIQNFGKHKISGKILLQLELNHLKELDINSFGSRFEIFKEIQYIKNFYQNTYCKMKITKFTITSTTFDKKPINLSFTIIVIGNKKTTTYKEKISSNDIITTSSSPYSRSPRRLQSDNNNFIKGIDRKKSGILDTYSYDSLPMISKNFVAEGAFESPGKAPKPPSYPSPIQLKQSPKNNNSNKFRHSSIDLYSSSLPLANNNTDFIFPQSIELNDNNNMISNKNLCTNSTLSSSNTVDMTATSILTEITPISDSAVINSKGTIPNSNTNTNTSTNKHHRKTSSTVTSSSLKRNSVVYTGHKKNQSGGSFIELFNRISTLSPGPMNIKTTTTFENNEIELPQRPASTIYTSSPIHYSHQPYYLRQSSSSNTRTRHHHSHHSRSTSTAAATNSYSFPKSPYSNVTNLQYTNNNNSSSNDNRRPHHTRSISNLEVSYSRNISSSSTTPKDRNNNERRQQPQHKRNSSLLSFFTSFDHDKTVNVDERKTSSSTTVTSARQNSNNLNSLRTPTPLHQRNSSLITSPTKQRQQPSNKNVRSLSSNNILPSPSKDSSTTLTSPNHLRSTSDATNRINKSNHNNSKLKGKQQTSAFQEGRRTIKVEDSIITSNCSGWMYKKSSNKLAIWKKRFFTLHGTRLSYFYDYNDTMERGLIDITSHQVIPLNNESISLLKPSGKYCFKLIPPQPGSKKGLTFTQPRIHYFAVNSKDDMRSWLAALIKATIDIDTDVPVITSVSIPTVSLNEAKRMLKEAREITLECERNRELNEEDEDNMSWDSPPTPKELIATEQSRII, from the coding sequence ATGTCCCAGATACTTTTAGTGCAAAATAAGTATCTGAAACAAATGGAAGATGAAttggatttgaaaattggCGATAAAATTAAAGTAATCACGGATGATGggaaatataatgatgGATGGTACCTAGGtgagaatttgaaaacaaaagaGAAAGGTTTGTTTCCTGTTCAATTTACAAAACCTTATATTGCTAACAATCAACGAAATGTTCATGAGAATGCAAATAATACTATTGATAATACTATGAACGATATAGATAAGGCATTGAGAGAGTTACAAATGGATTCATTCCTAGATATcagtaataacaatgacTTTACAACCACTATTAACACAAATGCAAATACTCCAGGCTTgaatattatcttcaataataatggaagGTATTCAATGAACGATGCTCAATTCTCAAATCATTCGGCCCCATCTTTAAACGAGAACACAACTTTAATTAATAGGAGTACTCATAACAATGTAGATATGGATCTTATGAATGTATTGAATTGGTCTCCACATCATGTAATGgaatatttcttaaaattAGGTTTCGATCCAAAATTAATCCAAAATTTCGGAAAGCATAAAATATCAGGTAAAATCTTACTACAATTAgaattaaatcatttaaagGAATTAGATATCAATTCATTTGGTTCAAGATTCGAAATATTTAAGGAAATTCAATACATTAAgaatttttatcaaaacACATACTGtaagatgaaaataacCAAATTCACAATTACTTCCACCACTTTCGACAAAAAACCAATTAACCTCAGCTTCACCATTATCGTCATCGgaaataagaaaacaacaacatacAAGGAAAAAATCTCAAGTAATGACATAATCACAACCTCCTCTTCACCATATTCAAGATCACCAAGAAGATTACAAagtgataataataactttaTTAAAGGAATTGATAGAAAGAAATCAGGCATCCTTGATACGTACAGTTATGATTCACTACCAATGATATCGAAAAATTTCGTAGCTGAAGGTGCATTTGAATCTCCTGGTAAAGCCCCCAAGCCACCATCCTATCCAAGtccaattcaattgaaacaatctccaaaaaataacaaCTCCAATAAATTTAGACATAGCTCAATTGATCTTTATTCGTCATCATTACCCTtagcaaataataacactGATTTCATCTTCCCACAATCAATCGAATTAAAcgataacaataatatgaTTAGCAATAAAAATCTTTGTACAAATTCgactttatcatcatcaaatacAGTAGATATGACTGCAACCTCCATATTAACCGAAATTACTCCAATTTCTGATTCTGCTGTTATAAATAGCAAGGGCACTATTCCTAACTCAAACACGAACACAAATACAAGTACAAATAAACATCATAGGAAAACTTCCTCAACAGTcacatcttcatctttgaaaagaaactCAGTAGTTTATACTGGTCATAAAAAGAATCAATCAGGTGGATCCTTCATTGAATTGTTTAATAGAATATCAACTTTGTCCCCAGGCCCAATGAACATAAAAACTACTACAACTTTTGAGAATAACGAAATTGAACTACCACAAAGGCCAGCGTCTACAATTTATACATCTTCTCCGATTCATTATAGTCATCAGCCATATTATCTTCGCCAAAGTTCAAGCTCAAATACAAGAActcgtcatcatcatagTCATCATTCTAGATCTACTTCAACCGCAGCAGCCACtaattcatattcatttcCAAAATCACCTTATTCAAACGTAACAAATCTACAATataccaacaacaacaatagtagtagtaatgATAATCGTCGTCCTCACCATACAAGAtcaatttccaatttagaAGTATCTTACTCGAGAAacatatcttcttcttcaacgACCCCTAAAGATCGAAATAATAACGAAAGAAGGCAACAACCACAACACAAAAGgaattcttctttgttaTCATTTTTCACTTCGTTTGACCATGATAAAACAGTCAACGTTGATGAACGAAAGacatcatcttcaactACAGTAACATCAGCTCGTCAAAATAGTAACAATCtcaattcattaagaaCTCCGACCCCATTACATCAAAGGAATAGTTCTTTGATTACTTCACCAACAAAACAAAGGCAACAGCCAAGCAATAAAAACGTCAGATCTTTAAGttcaaataatatcttaCCATCTCCATCAAAAGATTCTTCTACCACTTTAACGTCCCCAAATCATCTTCGTTCAACAAGTGATGCCACTAATAGgataaataaatcaaacCATAATAATTCGAAACTGAAAGGTAAACAACAAACTTCAGCATTCCAAGAAGGTCGTCGTACAATAAAAGTAGAAGATTCCATAATAACTTCCAATTGTTCTGGATGGATGTATAAGAAAAGTAGTAATAAATTAGCCatatggaaaaaaagattCTTCACATTACACGGCACAAGACTTTCCTATTTTTATGATTATAATGATACAATGGAACGTGGTCTTATTGATATAACGTCTCATCAAGTAATACCcttaaataatgaatccaTATCTTTATTGAAACCTAGTGGGAAATattgtttcaaattgatTCCACCGCAACCAGGCTCCAAAAAAGGATTGACGTTTACACAACCAAGAATTCATTACTTTGCTGTAAATTCCAAAGATGATATGAGATCCTGGCTTGCTGCTTTGATTAAGGCAACTATAGATATCGATACAGATGTCCCTGTAATCACTTCTGTTTCTATACCGACTGtttcattaaatgaagCAAAAAGAATGTTGAAAGAAGCTAGAGAAATTACTTTGGAATGCGAAAGGAATAGAgaattaaatgaagaagatgaagataatatgTCATGGGATTCCCCTCCTACTCCGAAAGAATTAATAGCTACCGAACAATCTcgaataatataa
- the NDAI0E04060 gene encoding uncharacterized protein (similar to Saccharomyces cerevisiae YBL086C; ancestral locus Anc_7.414): MAAFSNKNKERRPKFLLFLKINELVNIPQSSGYCYVKWHLKDGTGISPHPKISSTTNDSINISKRDSNATIPNGVSSSSSGSANKTTNDIDKIAMNQSHGTTPKVLVKHHKVQWNFALSKPLQIKLQVDKSRNLQNKYMKFDVFFEFLDSNSSSYCTSPIKCRTSTDTNKGTGDDEEDMKKIKRKTSISSMKSTGSNSYSQKISGKILLGSITIDITEYVKPNEMAFTNRFLLQDSKINSIINVSLQLKIFRGSYNDFNCNKFFTNGQLSNNAQNYTSQGDTLQSDRGGGGGSGGITDILETNSNQSSSNIGNTNTESSTSFNMSNGRFTNNTNNSSRSTGAYTSSATTTSSSFDNNKYIKSTISNSMKPLIEKLYEKTFQLSWDPRPNEFTPKECINDILNGGNGWAKNEKGINLIDLQTLQLNEMELEDPSSLNHGAGAGGHEEEGSNYFSKMSKKEFLERKRRQLERQNSKNKSNAMINNHSNSNNGSNWTHLSPSQREKLRGNDNSNNNQADSNVTKHRSMLLNKNRNGSYEDVERDDDNEDSVSSNEIRFDENDIVRDVKNWSVNQIRS, translated from the coding sequence ATGGCAGCTTTCAGTAATAagaacaaagaaagaagacctaaatttttacttttcctaaaaattaatgaattagtTAATATCCCACAATCATCTGGTTATTGTTATGTTAAATGGCATTTAAAAGATGGTACAGGTATCTCACCTCATCCAAAGATATCTTCCACCACCAACGATAGTATTAATATTTCCAAAAGGGACAGTAACGCCACGATACCGAATGGagtttcatcatcttcatctggTTCAGCAAATAAAACGACGAACGATATTGATAAGATTGCAATGAATCAAAGTCATGGCACCACGCCGAAAGTATTAGTGAAACATCATAAGGTTCAATGGAATTTTGCATTAAGTAAACCATTACAAATTAAATTACAAGTAGAtaaatcaagaaatttacaaaataaatatatgaaatttGATGTATTTTTCGAATTCTTAGATTCCAACTCGTCATCTTATTGTACATCTCCTATTAAATGTCGTACCAGTACAGACACTAATAAGGGTACAGGTGACGATGAGGAAGATATGAAAAAGATTAAAAGGAAAACAAGTATATCATCTATGAAATCTACGGGATCAAATTCTTATTCTCAAAAGATATCAGGAAAGATCCTATTAGGATCCATAACTATTGATATAACTGAATATGTCAAACCAAATGAAATGGCGTTTACAAATAGATTTCTCTTACAAGATTCTAAGATAAATTCTATAATTAATGTATCattacaattgaaaatcttTAGAGGTTCctataatgattttaattgtaataaatttttcactaaTGGGCAACTCTCAAATAATGCTCAAAATTATACGTCGCAAGGTGATACACTACAAAGTGACcgtggtggtggtggtggtagTGGTGGTATAACTGATATCCTAGAGACAAATTCCAACcaatcttcttcaaatattggGAATACAAACACTGAGTCATCTACATCGTTCAACATGAGTAATGGGCGATTtactaataatactaataatagtagtagAAGCACAGGAGCATATACATCTTCAGCGACTACtacatcttcatcatttgataataataaatatatcaagTCCACTATATCAAACTCTATGAAACcattgattgaaaaattatatgaaaagACGTTCCAATTATCATGGGACCCTCGGCCTAATGAATTTACACCGAAGGAATgtattaatgatattttgaatgGTGGGAATGGATGGGCTAAGAATGAGAAGGGGATTAATTTGATTGATTTACAAACTTTACAATTGAATGAGATGGAATTGGAAGATCCATCATCTTTGAATCATGGCGCGGGTGCGGGTGGGCATGAGGAAGAAGGGAGTAATTATTTCTCAAAAATGAGTAAAAAGGAGTTTTTAGAGAGGAAAAGGAGACAACTTGAAAGACAAAATAGTAAAAACAAGAGTAATGCTATGATTAATAATCATAGCAACAGCAATAATGGTAGTAATTGGACTCATTTATCCCCTTCACAAAGGGAAAAATTAAGAGGAAAtgataatagtaataataatcaagCAGACAGTAATGTAACTAAGCATAGAAGTATGCTcttgaataaaaatagaaatgGATCATATGAAGATGTGGAGAgggatgatgataatgaagatagTGTATCTAGTAATGAAATACGGTTTGACGAGAATGATATTGTAAGAGATGTTAAGAATTGGTCTGTAAACCAGATACGGTCGTGA
- the NDAI0E04070 gene encoding phosphatase PAP2 family protein: MVNLISKWFLSERLPNCHLADLDTRWNPKIGIRNLKRWNPKRNDILHYGFLSSVLLFVFVTNPASFLSKLLFYSFMSLLFLIPITSQFFFNALPVLTWASLYFTSSHFPAANRPPITVKVLPTIETMLYGDNLSDILATSTNNFLDILAWLPYGVFHFGAPVVVAIILFIFGPPTILQGFAFAFGYVNLFGVIIQNIFPAAPPWYKILYGLDPANYSMHGSPGGLARIDEIFNISLYTTAFSNSSVIFGAFPSLHSGCATLLALFFSYTFPRLKPLFIFYVVWLWWSTMYLTHHYFVDLMIGSVISLMVFQYVKYYQLPVISNDAFCRWSYSEIKKYDPVKMNPLASSSSSSLGSSLTGLLNDVENGPLELELNDFEYEKNNENNNQTDTFRSESDESSISYTPSIFDEAVPSSRSNATSTTSLGNFPK, encoded by the coding sequence ATGGTAAACTTAATATCAAAATGGTTTCTATCAGAAAGATTACCTAATTGTCATTTAGCTGATTTAGATACAAGATGGAATCCCAAAATTGGTataagaaatttgaaacgATGGAACCCCAAGAGAAATGATATACTACATTATGGGTTCTTATCatcagtattattattcgtCTTCGTTACAAACCCTGCTTCctttttatcaaaattgttattttattcattcatgtcattattattcttaattCCAATCACTTCacaattcttctttaacGCATTACCTGTATTAACATGGGCATCACTTTATTTCACTTCATCTCATTTCCCCGCTGCAAATAGACCTCCAATCACTGTGAAAGTATTACCAACAATTGAAACCATGTTATATGGTGATAATTTAAGCGATATATTAGCTACATCAACTAATAACTTTTTAGATATATTAGCATGGTTACCTTACGGTGTTTTCCATTTCGGTGCTCCAGTAGTCGTAgcaataatattattcatatttgGTCCACCAACAATACTTCAAGGATTCGCATTCGCATTCGGTTACGTGAATTTATTCGGTGTCatcattcaaaatatcttcCCCGCTGCACCACCATggtataaaatattatacgGTTTAGACCCTGCAAATTATTCTATGCATGGGTCTCCAGGTGGACTTGCTagaattgatgaaatattcaacATCAGCTTATACACCACTGCgttttctaattcatcagTCATCTTTGGTGCATTCCCATCATTACATTCAGGTTGCGCAACATTATTAGCATTGTTTTTCTCATACACATTCCCTCGTTTGAAACCATTATTCATCTTTTATGTAGTATGGCTTTGGTGGTCTACCATGTATTTAACTCATCACTACTTCGTAGATTTGATGATTGGATCAGTTATCTCTTTGATGGTCTTCCAATATgtgaaatattatcaactACCAGTGATTTCTAACGATGCATTTTGTAGATGGTCTTATTCggaaatcaaaaaatatgatcCAGTAAAGATGAATCCAttagcatcatcatcatcatcatcgttaGGATCATCACTAACAGGACTTCTTAACGATGTTGAAAATGGTCcattagaattagaattgaaCGATTTcgaatatgaaaaaaataatgagaataataatcaaacaGATACTTTTAGATCTGAAAGTGATGAAAGTTCAATTAGTTATACACCTTCCATATTTGATGAAGCAGTTCCATCATCACGGTCAAATGCTACATCCACTACTTCTCTGGGCAATTTCCCAAAATGA
- the ALG3 gene encoding dolichyl-P-Man:Man(5)GlcNAc(2)-PP-dolichol alpha-1,3-mannosyltransferase (similar to Saccharomyces cerevisiae ALG3 (YBL082C); ancestral locus Anc_7.407), translating into MVHKETKKKNLDVVIEDITTTTTTKKNETKPFERPPIDLIQDMKDGIRYILFNNQANLIIMPILLLIESIVLKYIIFKIPYTEIDYKAYMEQIEMITYDNELDYSKIRGGTGPLVYPAGHVFIYKLMYKWITDGMENIHDGQVVFRYLYLITLLGQFICYYIMGLKPWCVVLACMSKRLHSIYVLRLFNDCFTTAVMVWVVVLLLCGGKLLEFKSSTKKMQDNSSKTIKKWHLICLSIVISILYSFAISIKMNALLYFPSIMISLYLINEGQLLNIIGYLFVICGIQTIIALPFLKTYPMEYFENAFNFGRKFMFEWSINWQFLHEDAFNNEFFHLSLLICHVMLLLTVILIKYPDFLLNVLESLSYPLSETITNNKDNLNSITSIICYIVIVTNFVGVIFSRSLHYQFLSWYHWTLPLLIHWSHMPIYLGPMWYLIHEYCWNSYPPNKGASILLTCVNDILLFLVIYYHGDSDVSTNETMNTKVTMVEDDKKEK; encoded by the coding sequence ATGGTTcataaagaaacaaaaaagaagaacctTGACGTAGTCATCGAGGATATTACCACGACAACGACAACGAAAAAGAATGAAACGAAACCATTTGAAAGACCACCAATTGATCTAATTCAAGATATGAAAGATGGCATTCGAtacatattatttaataatcaGGCCAATTTAATCATAATGcccatattattattgattgaaTCCATCGTTTTGAAatacattatttttaaaatccCATATACTGAAATTGATTATAAAGCTTACAtggaacaaattgaaatgaTAAcatatgataatgaattagattattcaaagattCGTGGTGGTACAGGACCGTTAGTTTACCCTGCAGGTCATGTTTTCATCTATAAATTAATGTATAAATGGATTACTGATGGAATGGAGAATATTCATGATGGTCAAGTAGTATTTAgatatttgtatttgatTACTTTATTGGGTCaatttatttgttattatattatggGGTTGAAACCATGGTGTGTTGTTTTAGCTTGTATGTCAAAGAGATTGCATTCCATATATGTGTTaagattatttaatgattgtTTTACTACTGCTGTCATGGTTTGGGTTgtagtattattgttatgtGGTGGTAAATTACTGGAATTCAAGAGTTCTACCAAAAAAATGCAAGATAATAGCAGTAAAACGATAAAAAAATGGCatttaatttgtttatcCATTGTAATTTCAATCTTATACAGTTTTGCTATCAGTATCAAAATGAATGCATTGTTATATTTCCCCAGCATAATGatatctttatatttaattaatgaaggTCAATTGCTCAATATTATTGGATATTTATTCGTGATATGTGGGATCCAAACTATTATTGCATTACCCTTTTTGAAAACATATCCAATGGAATATTTCGAAAATGCATTTAAttttggaagaaaatttatGTTTGAATGGAGTATTAATTGGCAATTTTTACATGAAGATGcctttaataatgaatttttccatttatcattattaatttgtCACGTCATGTTATTATTGACTGtgatattaattaaatatcCAGATTTTTTACTAAATGTTTTGGAATCGTTAAGTTATCCATTAAGtgaaacaattacaaataataaGGACAATTTGAACTCTATTACTTCAATCATATGTTACATTGTAATTGTCACTAATTTTGTTGGAGTGATATTTTCTCGATCTTTACATTATCAATTCTTATCATGGTATCATTGGACGttaccattattaattcattGGTCTCATATGCCAATATATTTAGGACCCATGTGGTATTTAATTCATGAATATTGTTGGAATTCGTACCCACCAAATAAGGGGGCAAGTATTTTATTAACTTGTGtgaatgatattttattatttcttgttaTTTATTACCATGGAGATAGTGATGTTAGTACAAATGAGACAATGAATACGAAAGTTACTATGGTTGAGGATGATAAGAAGGAAAAGTAA